The DNA region CGCAAAGGCATTTGCACCCACAATCGCCTTGTTAGGCTGTACAGGATACCCAGTAATAGAAGAAACCAATTTGCTGGTTGGTACGATTTGCGTCGTATCAATACTTGTCGTTAAATTGAAAATGTCACTGCGTGTTTTCACCGCCATGACCACCTCTTCCAAGCTTGCATTACCTGCGCGCTCACCCAAGCCATTTATCGTACATTCAACTTGACGCGCACCGCCCATGACCGCAGCCAATGAGTTCGCAACTGCCATGCCAAGATCATTATGGCAGTGTGTTGACCACACCACTTTATTACTATTAGGCACGCGAGCTATCAACTCACGCATACGCTCGCCCCATGGCGCAGGAATAGAATAGCCTACGGTATCTGGCACATTAATCGTTTTTGCACCGGCTTGAATCACAGCATCAAACACACGAATCAAGAAATCCATGTCTGAACGTACTGCATCTTCGGCTGAAAACTCAACATCATCTGTATATTCCAATGCCCATTTCACAGCCTGCACAGCACGCTCAACCACTTGGTCTTCTGTCATACGGAGTTTATTTTCCATATGGATTTTGCTGGTGGCAATAAAGGTATGAATACGTCCCTTTGCCGCAGGCTTAATCGCCTCACCAGCACGACGCACGTCATTTTCGCTAGCACGTGCTAATGAGCAGACTGTTGAATTTTTAATGATTTTTGCAATTTCGTGAATCGCATCAAAATCACCTGGACTCGCCGCAGCAAAACCAGCCTCAATCACGTTAACGCCCAA from Methylotenera sp. L2L1 includes:
- a CDS encoding 2-isopropylmalate synthase, with product MTQDQIIIFDTTLRDGEQSPGAAMTKEEKIRIARQLEKLGVNVIEAGFAAASPGDFDAIHEIAKIIKNSTVCSLARASENDVRRAGEAIKPAAKGRIHTFIATSKIHMENKLRMTEDQVVERAVQAVKWALEYTDDVEFSAEDAVRSDMDFLIRVFDAVIQAGAKTINVPDTVGYSIPAPWGERMRELIARVPNSNKVVWSTHCHNDLGMAVANSLAAVMGGARQVECTINGLGERAGNASLEEVVMAVKTRSDIFNLTTSIDTTQIVPTSKLVSSITGYPVQPNKAIVGANAFAHESGIHQDGVLKHRETYEIMRAEDVGWNANKLTLGKLSGRNAFRTRLKELGIELETEDLLNAAFARFKDLADKKSEIFDEDLHALVSDEFVSEATENYKLVYLQVASQTGEVPHALITVSDNGSEKKAEADGGGPVDASFKAIELIVNSGAELLLYSVNNITSGTDAQGEVTVRLSKGGRIVNGQGADTDIVVASAKAYLNGLNKLHSKSERAHPQV